One Nicotiana sylvestris chromosome 12, ASM39365v2, whole genome shotgun sequence genomic window carries:
- the LOC138883393 gene encoding uncharacterized protein, whose product MEACATKFEVLKQGSMSVWEYHMEFVRLSKYAPQLVSTMGDRVRRFVQGLSPLVVNEAAIAALHSDMNYGKIVGFAQATEARKLKIRGTGRGFAQPSGSSAATSSARSPALAGRGAIRGGARGRSGPSRFYALSGRQSAKASPNVVTGILSVQAIDCYALIDPRSSLSYVTPFIASSFGVEPEQLHDPFSVSTPVGDSITAARVYRNCVVTVRGRATTADLIELEMVDFDVIMGMDWLYSCFAKLDCRTRVMRLEFPNEPVIEWNGNGVVPKGRFIFYLKASKMIIKGCIYHLVRVADTTSEVSAPESVPVVNEFLEVFLDELPGIPPDREIDFGIDVLPDTQPISIPPYRMAPAELRELKEQLKDLLDKGFIRPSVSPWGAPVLFVRKKDGSLRMYSNEGGVIVQNGTESSLVAEVKEKQFNDPLLAQLKEGIHKHKTTVFSVGMNDGTLRYQDRLCVPDIGGLRERIMAEAHTSRYSVHPGSTKMYHDLKEIYWWNNMKRDVADFVAKCLNCQQVKAKHQRPGGLAQCIEIPTCKWEMINMDFVVGLSCTPRKFDSIWVIVDRLTKSAHFLPVKSTDTAEQYAQLYIKEIVRLHGTPVSIILDRGAQFTTHFWKKFQQGLSTQVNLSTTFHPQTDGQVEWTIQTLEDMLHAYTIDFKGSWDDHLPVIEFAYNNSFHASIQMAPFEALYGRRCRSPIGWFEVGEEELIGPDLMYQAMEKVNLIKERLKIAQSRQKSYLDVRRRDLEFKEDNWVFLKVSPMKGIMRFGRKGKLSPRKVVGDPSTIVPVETIEVNEDLSYEEVPVAILDRQVRKLRNKEIENAYLRIRILRPRNSRQDDLPKPVP is encoded by the exons ATGGAGGCCTGTGCCACTAagtttgaggtcctcaagcagggaagtatgagtgtttgggagtaccacatggagtttgtgaGATTGTCCAAGTATGCTCCCCAGTTAGTGTCGACCATGGGTGATCGAGTTCGGCGATTTGTTCAGGGTCTTAGTCCCTTGGTGGTGAACGAGGCTGCTATAGCGGCCTTACACtcagatatgaattatgggaagattgtgGGATTCGCTCAGGCCACAGAGGCTAGGAAGTTGAAAATACGG GGCACGGGTAGGGGATTTGCTCAACCATCCGGTTCTTCAGCTGCTACATCATCCGCGCGCTCTCCAGCTCTAGCAGGGCGTGGTGCAATTAGGGGTGGAGCTCGTGGTAGAAGTGGACCTAGCCGATTTTACGCTTTGAGTGGTCGCCAGAGTGCAAAAGCTTCTCCAAATGTTGTCACAGGTATCTTGTCTGTTCAGGCCATTGATTgttatgctcttattgatccGAGGTCCTCTTTGTCTTATGTCACCCCATTCATTGCTTCAAGTTTTGGGGTAGAACCCGAACAGCTTCATGATCCGTTCTCTGTATCAACTCCTGTTGGTGATTCTATCACAGCCGCGCGAGTTTATAGGAATTGTGTTGTCACGGTACGTGGTCGTGCTACCACGGCCGATCTTATTGAGCTtgaaatggtggattttgatgtgattatgggaatggactggctttattcatgctttgctAAACTTGACTGCCGAACGAGAGTCATGAGGCTTGAGTTCCCTAATGAGCCGGTTATTGAGTGGAATGGAAATGGTGTGgtgccgaaaggtaggtttattttcTACCTTAAGGCTTCAAAGATGATTATAAAGGGGTGTATCTACCATTTGGTCCGGGTGGCGGATACCACTTCAGAAGTGTCAGCCCCCGAGTCCGTGCCAGTCGTGAATGAGTTTCTTGAAGTGTTTCTGGATGAGCTTCCAGGGATCCCaccagatagggagattgatttcggGATTGATGTATTGCCAGATACGCAGCcaatatctattccaccatacaggATGGCGCCAGCGGAGTTaagggagttaaaggagcagctgaAGGATTTATTAGATAAGGGGTTCATACGGCCAAGTGTGTCGCCGTGGGGTGCTCCGGTTCTTTTTGTCaggaagaaggatgggtcgctccggatgt actctaatgaaggaggagtaATTGTACAGAATGGGACTGAATCATCGCTCGTGGCAgaggtgaaagagaagcaatttaATGATCCGTTGTTAGCACAActgaaggaggggattcataaacacaagaccacagtTTTTTCCgttggcatgaatgatggtaccctacggtaccaagaccgCCTGTGTGTTCCTGATATCGgcggtcttcgggaaaggatcatggcagaggctcacacttccaggtattccgtgcacccaggttctacaaaaatgtatcatgatctcaaggaaatttattggtggaacaacatgaagaggGATGTGGCGGATTTTGTGGCGAAATGTCtgaattgtcaacaagtgaaggccaaacatcaaaggcccggtggattggctcaatgcatagaaattccaacgtgtaaatgggagatgattaacatggattttgtggtagggttgtcGTGCACTCCGCGCAaatttgactcaatttgggtgatcgtggatcgactcacgaaatcagcgcatttcttgccagttaaatctaccgacacagcggaacaatatgctcagctgtatatcaaagaaatagtcaggttgcatggcactccagtctcaatcattttagATCGCGGGGCTCAGTTTACAACCCACTTTTGGAAGAAGTTTCAGCAAGGTTTGAGTACGCAGGTAAaccttagcacaacttttcatccacaaaccgatgggcaagtagagtggactattcagacgcttgaagacaTGTTACATGCTTATACtattgatttcaagggtagttgggatgaccatttgccggtcatagaatttgcttacaacaacagcttccatgctagtatccaaatGGCACCGTTCGAAGCATTGTacggtaggagatgtaggtctcccatcggatggttcgaggttggagaagaggaattgatagggccggacctcatgtatcaggccatggagaaagtcaaccTTATTAAAGAAAGGTTGAAAATTGCTCAAAGTCGCCAAAAATCCTATTTGGATGTgcgtcgcagagatttggagttcaaagaagacaattgggtattcttgaaagtttccccaatgaagggtatcatgcgatTTGGAAGGAAGGGaaaattaagtccgag GAAGGTAGTAGGGGATCCGTCCACCATCGTGCCAGTCGAGACTATTGAGGTGAATGAAgatctatcatatgaagaagtcccagttgccattcttgataggcaagttcgaaaactgagaaataaggaaatt GAAAATGCGTATTTAAggattcgtattctccgtccacggaaTTCTCgacaagatgatctgccaaagcctgtcccttga